gaatgaatggctgttaagaaaaaaaaaatatatatatatattaatgtatataaataaatgtgtgtgtatatatgtgtgtgtgtgtgtgtgtgtgtatttatgtatttatgtatgtatagatgtgtatatatatgtatatatatatatatatatatatatatatatatagtgtgtgtgcgtgtgcgactgtgcgtgtgcgtgtgtgtgtgtgtgtgtgtgtgtgtgtgcgtgcatatatatgtatatgtatatatatatatatatattatatgtatatatatatatatatgtgcgtgtgtgtatgtgtatatatatatatatatatatatacacatatacatatacatatacatatacatatacatacatatttcactGGCACCGGTCGACCACAATGCCTGCCGTCCCCAACGAGCTTTCCCGTAAATTTCATGCAAATTGGGCGAATTTAAATTTACTAATTGCAATGTGTGTCGGCCTTTTAAAGCCAGTTAAATGCGAGATGCCGTTGCCATGATACGTGGTAACCGGCGCCTAAAACTCTCCGTGTGGGATTTAAGTTTGGTTGCGTCAGTCGTTGGGTTGTTGGGttgtgggttggggtgggtgacAGCTTCCCGCTCGTCGTTTGCGAGTCGTTGTAGCTATGGTAGTGCTCTGggtgggaggcgaggaggggggcacgaaggagggggatggagggagctCGTGAAGTTGCaggacactccctccctccctattcctttccctatatgtgtgtacatatgtgtgtacacacatatatatatatatatatatatatatatatatatatatatatacacatatgtatatatatatgtgtatatatatgtatatatataaatacatatatatatgtatatgtatgaaaacgaAGACAACCATAGTAAGaattgaatataaatcgtaatatTTAGAACCCTTcgtgagttcctcttcagacgaataataaaccgaaatggatttgatccatttcggtttattaatcGTCTGAAGATTAACTCGTGAAGaactcgaaacgttacgatttatattaatttcttactgtggctgtttcattctatgtgtacacattactgtgtttgtatttgtgccatatgtatatatatatatatatatatatatatatatgtgtatatatatatacatatatacatatacatatacatatacatatacatatacatatatatatatacatatatatacatatatacacatacatatatacatatatacacatacatatatacatatacatatatacttacatacatacatacatacatacatacatatacacacatacatgatatatatacacatacatacatatacatacacatacacaatatatatacacatgtacatgtatatatacatatacatatacatatacatacatatacatatacatacatatacatatacatacatacacacgcacacgatacacatgtatatacgtatatatacatatactatatatactatatatatatatatatatatatatatatatatatatatatatatacatgcatacatacatatttatatatgtatatgtatatatatatatatatatgtaattatatatatatatatttatatatatatatatatatatatatatatatatatatataatgagatatagagacagattgacagacatgaAAGAAAATACCGCTTAATATTCATGAACTTACCGTAACATAttgaataaaatgtataatatactaCCAGTTACTGATTTTCTGTGCTAGTGCAAAGAACCAAACCTTAATCCGGATCCGGTGCTTCCGTAAAATGTAATTCCTTAAGTAACATTTCGTATAAACCTGCTGAACAACCAACAGACACCGAAAAAAAGCTTCTCGGGAGGAAGGTgagatggattaaaaaaaaataataataataatggacaaaAGCGAGTCGGGTGGCcttcagagaaaagaaaaaaaggaaagccatTGCCTTCTCGACAAGGGCTGgggatacaaaaagagaaaagaaaaaataatggacaGAAATGAAACAAGTGGCCTTCGCTTTTGCAGATGGATTACGCTCAATCATGTTGCAAGTGAGGAggtgtggaaaggggggaggggggctctaTTAGGCAATTGGCGCCGGAGCGTTTCGTGCCTCGAATGCCCGGggagtgtgtggggagggaggttgggggcgGGGTCAGTGGGGTGAATATAAGGTATGGAGGATTTGGTGGGGGTTATGGGTGGGCAGGTAGGTGAAGATGGGAggtagagtgggggagaggaggcctTGGGGGGAACGGATGGGGGTCATGGGGAGGTGGAATGGTTGTGTGCATGTGGTGCAGGCTTGTatatgagagggagaagacggaatggaaagggagatggataaagagggggagatagcgagagaaagggagtatgggagagagacacagacaaacagacaaacagacgcacagatacagacagagaaagagagggaaacggagggaatgtggcaaacagagaaggaaaaagaaatggcgGAAGAATGTAATCAGAATTTTAAACGAAGACAAAAATAACTAATAAGGCTCAAACGCGACCAGTGGTGGGACGCCAGAGCCACGTCGGGCGGAATGCAAGACCTTCCCCTGTCATTTCCCAGAGGCACGATAGTCTCATTCAGACATTTaactatactctctctttctttctttctttctttctttctttctttctttctttctttctttctttctttcttctttctctctctctctctctctctctctctctctctctctctctttctctctctctctttctctctctctctctctcgctctctctctctctctctctctctctctctctctctctctctctctctctctctctctctctctctctctctctctctctctctctctctctttctctctctctctctctcttttctctctctctctctctctctctctctctctctttctctctctctctctctcctcccctctttctccctctctctccctctctctctctctctctctctctctctctctctctctctctctctctctctctctctctccctctctctccctctctctctctctccctccctctctccctccctccctccctccctccctccctccctccctccctccctctctctctctctctctctccctctctccctctctctctctctctctctctctctctctctctctctctctctctctctctctctctctctctctctctctctatctatctatctctctctctcccccccccccctctttctccctctctctccctctctctctctctctctctctctctctctctctctctctctctctctctctctctctctctctctctctctctctctctctctctctctctcccccccctctttctccctctctctccctccctccccctctctctctctctctctctctctctctctctctctctctctctctctctctctctctcactctctctctctctctctctctctcactctctctctctctcactctctctctctctctctctctctctctctctctctctctctctctctctctctctctctctctctctctctctctctctctctctctctctcctcccccgttgGGAAATCCACGTGCCTTCGTTTACATTGTGAAGCGCAAGCAAATGCAGACCCGGCCGATTAGGGAGCTGTTTCCGCATATTTCACTCAGTGCAAGCATACCGTGGAGATGTgcctgtttcttttatttatattctttaatgaaaaatagaacttttaaggaaaatggttgcttttttctctcctctcttcctcacataCCTTTTTCGTGACGCTAATGTTGAATGTTGCTGTTCCTCGTATTTTAGTTACGATGGTCCTAAAGCGACGCGGGGCCAATAAATGCATCGGGGAATTGTATTTTTATTGGATGCTTATGTTTGACTGGGTATTTGCCTCTTTGTTTGCATGAAAAGAAAACTTTTATTTTGAAGCTGAATTGCTGTTTATATTGAAGGCCAAAGCCAGACTTTTGTGCCAGATGATTATATCAGttcaatatttataaatgtatgaataaatatttattttctttatatgtgtgtgtgttttctatcacATCCTTATTATTTCACTTTTATACTTGTATGTTTTCGCAGCTGACCTGTTGTCTCTCATCACTCCCAGGATATAATGAATAACAACAGATTTCTTCATTGACAGATATTcatgaaatttttttttcccccaggtTATGATGCGGTGAGTCGCGGCCATGGAAGGGACCAAGGACAGCAAACTCCTGTCCCTACACAGGCTCAGTCCAACGCCCTTCTCGTCAGGTATGCTGATCTCGCTCCGGattgttgattgtgtgtgtgtaggggggggggtggatatggatgtacctgcgtgtgtgtgtatgtgtgtgtgtgtgtgtgtgtgtgtgtgtgtgtgtgtgtgtgtgtgtgtgtgtgtgtgtgtgtgtgtgtgtgtgtgtgtacgcgcatatatgtttgtttgcgcAGGTGTATACtacatgtgtacctgtgtatggatgtttatatatatatatatatatatatatatatatatatatgcatttcagatatatatttaatttcctgtACTTGAGGTTATCTCATGGAAGAATCGACAGGCCTGATTTTTGTGCGTACAAGTGTGTGAAGAGTATTGGTGGaaataagtaaagatataaattttttctttcaatatgcATAGGTATGGTAGTGAATGAGAagggatgtatatatgaatttagcaGAATGCAATTCTTAATGAAATGCCAAAAGCTCTTTGCAGTTATGCAGTTGATGGAAGTAATATATTTCTGTACATAGTTTCGTAATCTTGACGTTTGTTGAAAAGCTAATGGTTGATAATGAAGAATGTCACTTCAGGAAATCTGTGAAAATGAATATTAAAGTAGCAGTGGAATTTCACTCAATATTAGAACAATACTTAATTTAAGAGAACTACCCATCCAAATATCAGgaattcccattttctcttaaaAGTGAGTTTGCATTGGCTTTATAGAAAACGGTTTCGTGTCGGGGATGGACGTGtactattaatattttcgttCCAAAGAAGAAGGGCAACAAAAGTGTACCTTCTCCAGATTAGGTTATTTAtcattcagtcagtctgtcagtcatgTAGGCCCATCCCTTGGGTCTTTTTGGTAtgcgtggttgtttgtttgtcaatGTGTCTGGCATGTCACTCAATTTGACagctggacagacagacagtttggGAAAAGCAAAGGgtggtgtgtattttttttgtataaaggtGAGTTTGAGGTTCTAATTCAACACAGTCATAAAAAAAGACAGCTTGTTATAGTCCAGTCATTTCATCTTTTACTTAACGTAATAGGATGATGCAGTTGTTTATTAACGTGCTTATTTAATTCCTATATGTATACACTCGCTTATGTTTGCATACTTAGAGTATATTCGTGACTGTTTGTGTAAAGGCGTGGCCACACGGTTATTGTATCATTAAAAATCCTTGATAATTGATCACGGTTTATAAGTCTGATTTCCGTTTTTTCAATCTGTAGACGAAGGAGCGGAAAGCGGAGATGACAGCGAGGAAGACATCGTGACCAACTACCTCCCGGGGTCCGTGGGGGCCCCTCTGGTCACGCGGGAGGGCCCCACGCccccccttcaccaccaccaccatcaccaccaccatcaccatcatctcctccAGCAGCAGCACCAACACCAGCAAcagcagcatcagcaacagcagctCAACCTCCAGCAGCAGGCAGTGGTGGCCAGCGTGCAGCCCGCTCACGCCCACGGACACCATGCCCACGGGCACCACGCCCACGGGCCGCCGCGGCGCCTGGTGCGCATGGCGGAGATCCCCACCATGGACTCCATTACGGCCGAGAGCCTGGGCATGGGCGTCGCCATGCCCGGCGCCGACGCCTTCATCCCGCCCATCCCGACCATCAGCATCACGCCCCACTCGCCCATCGCCCACAAGCCCTTCACCGTGCTCGGTGAGTAGCCGACCTTGCGTCGTTTCTAGCGTACTCTTTGTTTCTCCTGCTTTCCTTTTTCCAGTTCTCGTTTTGCCTTTGCCGTCGTCTTTCTCGTCGGCTGGCTGCGTCGGCGCCCGAGTTGCCGTCACAGTGCCCGTCGTCGCCCCTTGGAATGCCCTCTGTATTGGTCTCTTttggcttttttctctcttcctctccctctccctctccctctccctctccctctccctccccctctccctccccctctccctccccctctccctccctccctgcctccctccctctctctctctctctttccctcttcttcccaaacTCATCTGTTCAGTAATTCACtcgttcacctctctctctctctctgtctctctctctctctttctctctctctctctctctctctctctctctctctctctctctctctctctctctctctctctctctctctctctctctctctctccctctccctctccctctctctccctctctctcctctctccctctctctcttcttctccctctctctctctctctctctctctctctctcgtctctctctctctctctctctctctctctctctctctctctctctctctctctctctcctcctctctctctctctctctccctctccctctctccctctctctctccctctccctctctccctctctctctccccccccttctctctctctctctctccccccccttctctctctctctctctctctctctctctctctctctccctccccccccctctctctccctccccccctctctctttctcccccacctctctctccctccccccctctctctccctccctccctctctctccctccccccctctctctccctccccccccctctctctccctcccccctctctctccctccccccctctctctccctccccccctctctctccctccccccctctccctctctctctctctctctctctctctctctctctctctctctctctctctctctctctctctctctctctctctgccccccctccctctctctctccccctccctctctctctccccctccctctctttctccctctctctctctctctctctctctctctctctctctctctctctctctctctctctctctctctctctctctctctttctctctctctctctctctctttctctctctctccctctccctctctctctccctctctctctctctctccctctctctctctctctttctctctctccctctccctctccctctccctccctctctctccccactctctccctctctctctctctctctctctctctctctctctctctctccctctctctctccctctctccctctctctctctctctctctctctctctctctctctctctctctttctctctctctctctccctccctctctctctctctctctctctctccccccctctccccctctccccctctcccctccctcccctccctcccctccctccctccctccctccctccctccctccctccctttcattttcttcgtctgaCATTTGACCAAAAAAGACACGTGTCTCGTTTTTcaacggacgagagagagaaagaaatatggtcAGGAGAGAAATCCAGAGTTTTGAAgccgagaggagggggggcagtctctctctctctctctctctctctctctctctctctctctctctctctctctctttccctctttccctctttccctctcccaccccccctctccctttccctctctctctctctctctctctctctctctctctctctctctctctctctctctctctctctctctctctctctctctctctctttctctttctctcactcgttaCCGATTCCCAATACATCACGCGTCACTGCTGTGTATCTTTTCTCCCCTCGGGTTCTCCCCTTTAACCCTTCcatgcccttccccccctctctttttatcttcttccttcacagtttgtctttctcctctgctctttattcatattttagcTATACTTCCCACTTTTTCCACCTTACTGTTTTGCTTTCGTTCTCCTCATGCCTTCCTCCTTaacattctgttttattttcctcccctttctttctgcatttctcccttttctactctcttttccctgtctccgctttccctttctctttttttttccatctccctttcctttgccctccccccttctccctcctctgccctcccctcttcttcactcctctgccctccccccttctcccttcctctgtcctctccccatctccctcctctgccctccccccttctccctcctctgctattcttccttttccctcctctgccctcccccgatctccctcctctgccctccccccttctccctcctctgccctccccccttctccctcctctgctattcttccttttccctcctctgccctctccccatcttcctactctaccctctccccttctccctcctctaccctctccccttctccctcctctgccctccccttctccctcctctgccctccccccttctccctcctctgccctccccccttctccctcctctgccctccccccttctccatcctctgccctccccccttatcccttcctctaccctctccccttcttcctctgccctccccttctccctcctctgccctccccccttctccctcctctgccctccccccttctccctcctctgccctccccccttctccatcctctgccctccccccttctcccttcctctgccctccccccatcttcttcctctgccctccTTACTTCACTCCTATCCAAGCCCCATCTTTAGCACCTTTTTTCtaaccactcccttccctctccacccctctcatagcttttcccccccctctgtctTCCCTGCACCCGAATTCTTCCCCTTtcgccttcgctctctctctctctctctctctctctctctctctctctctctctctctctctctctctctctctctctctctctctctctctctctctctctctctctctcgctctctctcgctctctctctctctctctctctctctctctctctctgtgtgtgtgtgtgtgtgtgtgtgtgtgtgtgtgtgtgtgtgtgtgtgtgtgtgtgtgtgtgtgtgtgtgtgtgtgtgtgtgtgagagagagtgtgagtgagtgagtagatgaATGACTGAATTAGTGTTTGCatgcgtgcttatgtgtgtgtatatatattatgggaGAAATGGTCGAAGGGAtgaggaaatagaaaaatattTGGAAAACAGAAGGATGAATGATGTAGacgaagagaatatgagagaaagagggaaccgaaaatgaaaagagaccgggcagaagagagaaataaatagaggtagaaaaaaaaagggaggcacGAAGagtaaacgaaggaaaaaaaaagaagaaaaaagaacagaatcCAAACCTCCATGAATTAGCCGAATAGGAAACGGAGTCTAATTCCCAGAAGTTGGAATAAGATATCTTAGTTTACCCGAGTTGTTCTTTTGCGTTTTCTTTGGTTGGGAGATTTTACGGGTGTAACTGAATCCGAATTTCTTCCCGGGAGTTTTGAAAGAGTTAATTGCACCCTCGCACTCTTCTTTTTTCATGGCGAATTTTGTTGCTATCTTTAGGGTTAATCTGCGTTGTGAGATTaagatggagttttttttttggaaatggagtgtttgaaataaaagaaaaatgcaaatgttACTTGTAACAATAACTGGACGGGGTTATTATGATCGAGTTTTTAATAGACGGTCTGAGGAACAGGTTTAAAgttttatattgtgtatgtaaCATGTCGGTTtacatatttagagagagagggggcgggataCGAGTAAATGTAGATAAAgattataaatgtaaaaaaaaaaagatttacctgtatactcatgcacacatacatacatacagatcatGCATTTGCTTACGtccatacctacatatgtacataaatacatacataatatactatacatacatacgcatggtCATATGGACATGCATACGAACGTGCAAGTACCTGGAGACACCATTCACTTGCagcaaaaagggaaaggagaaaaatggagaagaagagagtagaaTATAAGGATGacgagggacgagagaggaaagaggaggggagatggcaaaaaagagggggatgggggaggagaaggggaagggaaaggaagaggggagaggaaaggggaaaagaagagaggagggaggaagatggagagaagagaggagggagggagatggagagaagagaggagggaggaagatggagagaagagaggagggaggaagatggagagaggagaggagggaggaagatggagagaggagaggagggaggaagatggagagaggagaggagggaggaagatggagagaggagaggagggaggaagatggagagaagagaggagggagggagatggagagaagaaaggaggaaggaagatggagagaagagaggagggaggaagatggagagaagagaggagggaggaagatggagagaggagaggaaggaggaagatggagagaagagaggagggaggaagatggagagaagagaggagggaggaagatggagagaagagaggagggaggaagatggagagaagagaggagggaggaagatggagagaagagaggagggaggaagatggagagaagagaggagggaggaagatggagagaagagaggagggaggaagatggagagaagagaggagggaggaagatggagagaagagaggagggaggaagatggagagaagagaggagggaggaagatggagagaagagaggagggagggagatggagagaagaaaggaggaaggaagatggagagaagagaggagggagggagatggagagaagagaggagggaggaagatggagagaagagaggagggaggaagatggagaaagagagagagagcaagagaaagagagagagaaagagaaagagagaaagagagaggataccGAGGAGACagaatagaggagagatagaggaaatgggagagggaagataaagaatagaaagagtagaGTCACAATAAATAGGGGAGTAATAAAGGacgaataacagaaagaaagaaggacagactGCGCTTGGGAAACTTGTGTCTGGAAGTCGTTTTCTTTCGAGCGTCCTTCAGGTGGCTGAGCATTTATTAGAACTCAGAACtcgtttttcgttattattagtgtttgttgctgctgctgtggctgttgtcgttgttactgttgttattgctgtcttTGTTGAGGTGGTTGTTgtgtgctgttgttgtctttttttttcatccaaagAGAATAAAATTGTTAATGTACATGGTTATTTATGTCTGTAATTTGCCTTGATGAGCTTCGCCTGAAAGATCAATTATAATTTGAATCACATTTTGGGTTTCTGCATAGAAGTGATATCACACACGTGGGTCATTTCCcataaaggagaaaaggggattgATTGATCATGCTTTTGATTTTTGTGTATGTTAGTGAGCGATTGGGTGCACTAGTATGGAGCATACATGCAGTTTTGTGCTTTGTACTCTTGGCGTCTAGATTgacagatggacaggcagacagacagaggaagaattattattgttattattagtagtattataattttttaaattaatgttagtattaatattattatttttattttataattaatattaatattaatattattattaatatcattattattatttttattaatattatgtttttattattattattgttatcattattattattattgttatcattattattattattatttttgatactgGTGTTATAGTCTGTTGTGGCGGTCATTGACATGGCGTGGGATGCACGGATGACGCTGAGCCACGTGTGCTGGACGGCAGTCGGGTCGTGTCCTGGGGAACATACGTTACTCGGATGAGGGTtcaaggatagaaagagaaactaagaaactcgataaagagaaagaaaggaagggtgagtgcaggaaagacaagaaaagtgAGATGCCGTTAGAAAgtcgataaagaggaagaaagggagaagaagaggtgaggaATAGGACATAAATAAggggaaagacgaaggagagagacggagacggagaggagacagagatagagacggagacaaatacagtgaccgacagacagaaagacagacagacagacagacagacagacagacagacagacagacagacagacagacagacagacagacaggcagaaacagacggacagacagagatgaacacagagacagacagacagacacagacagacacggagccaaattgagagagagagagagagagagagagagatccttgggACTTATGAGAACACTAGCGAAATTTGGTTATATTTCGTGCGCGTCAATGATTAcacattaatctttattattagggAGAGACTGCCAGAAAGTTTGCGAAAATCGTGTAAATGTTGAGCGGTTGGGAGTGTTATGTTCCTTGCCTCTCTTATCCTcgcctatcttcctctccccttcccttatatctgtctgtctttcactcactcactcattcactcactcacttactcacttattctc
This genomic interval from Penaeus chinensis breed Huanghai No. 1 chromosome 11, ASM1920278v2, whole genome shotgun sequence contains the following:
- the LOC125030405 gene encoding uncharacterized protein LOC125030405, yielding MEGTKDSKLLSLHRLSPTPFSSDEGAESGDDSEEDIVTNYLPGSVGAPLVTREGPTPPLHHHHHHHHHHHHLLQQQHQHQQQQHQQQQLNLQQQAVVASVQPAHAHGHHAHGHHAHGPPRRLVRMAEIPTMDSITAESLGMGVAMPGADAFIPPIPTISITPHSPIAHKPFTVLDENIRQLQGIQETIQRMRESNLSVKSGRGLSRLSSSCPSLNVDGEEGDDDDSPTCSEEFLDARKSRGGTTDCHRRRSWSGLSDEEKKRARHRSISLSSLDSDAEEAFYDAEDSTNNHGEYAAFSPGSFLAFGPGRSAGFSGSLVPEPRCLAGTT